A window of the Helianthus annuus cultivar XRQ/B chromosome 4, HanXRQr2.0-SUNRISE, whole genome shotgun sequence genome harbors these coding sequences:
- the LOC110938054 gene encoding protein FIP1, whose amino-acid sequence MSSDRPAASPEDNYLFLDISNEAPLSGHRKRTSIVGSILYCLLLSGYAALAIGAPWIFESEKYLTLQILCTCDIILLIITGIFQQYMVYQVQKIRLQGYYIFSQKLKHIVRLPFASTSYGTGVMLLIMVWEPNIRILPIPMILRIIMVVEAILAGSFMSVYIGNVHQYNTLESQPDVLKSLYSPLQPSSSLEGLRYNNDGGRLSDQQMALLQYQRENLNFLSEEILRLQECLSKYEKAGDGMAPQVDLAHLLAARDQELRTLSAEMNQLQSELRLARSLVAEKETEIQGVRNTNNQYMEENERLRAILGEWSTRAAKLERALEAERMSKLELHKKISTSRTQQS is encoded by the exons ATGTCTTCCGATCGACCCGCTGCTTCTCCAGAAGATAATTATTT atTTCTTGATATATCAAATGAAGCGCCTTTAAGTGGGCACCGGAAACGTACAAGCATCGTTGGTAGCATTTTGTATTGTTTACTTTTG TCAGGTTATGCTGCATTGGCGATTGGAGCTCCGTGGATATTCGAGTCTGAGAAATACTTGACGTTACAGATACTCTGCACCTGTGACATCATTTTGTTGATCATCACtg GTATCTTCCAGCAATATATGGTTTACCAAGTCCAGAAAATTAGATTACAG GGTTACTATATTTTCAGTCAAAAGTTAAAGCATATTGTTCGCTTGCCCTTTGCCAGTACATCATATG GTACCGGGGTGATGCTGCTAATTATGGTCTGGGAGCCAAATATTAGAATTCTTCCGATTCCTATGATACTCAG GATTATCATGGTGGTTGAAGCTATCCTTGCTGGTTCTTTCATGAGTGTATATATTG GTAATGTACACCAATACAACACGTTGGAATCCCAGCCCGATGTTTTGAAGTCTTTGTACTCTCCCCTTCAACCGTCAAGCTCTCTAGAAGGGTTAAG GTATAATAATGATGGTGGACGGTTATCTGATCAGCAGATGGCTTTGCTACAGTATCAGAGAGAGAATCTTAATTTTCTGAGTGAGGAG ATTCTTCGACTGCAAGAATGTTTAAGCAAATATGAGAAAGCTGGTGATGGGATGGCACCTCAG GTTGATCTTGCTCATCTGTTAGCAGCTCGTGATCAAGAGCTACGAACACTTTCAGCTGAG ATGAATCAACTACAATCTGAATTACGTCTCGCTCGATCCCTGGTTGCTGAGAAAGAGACTGAAATCCAGGGTGTTCGTAACACGAACAATCAG TATATGGAGGAAAACGAAAGGCTGCGAGCCATACTAGGAGAATGGAGTACCAGAGCCGCAAAG CTTGAACGAGCACTTGAGGCTGAGCGGATGTCAAAACTCGAATTGCACAAGAAGATTTCAACATCAAGAACCCAACAAAGCTGA